AGCGCTTTTCATATTAAGAGACAATCTTGGGTAAACCTAGACCCTAAATAGGGGAACCCGGTGGCATAGGTAAAGGCTTAGCAATAAGCTTAGCCTTTGCGTCTTTCATGCCCTTTTCAATGCCTTGCTGCAGCCAAGCAAAGTGCGCAGCTTCGTACGCACTGACACGCTTCACTTTGCGCTTTAATTGCTTAATGGTGTAGTTCAAACGCTCTGCAAGCTGCGCTTTAACTTCAGGCCGAGTCTTTTCGTTATGATACGCCTGTAGCAGGACATCTAGCGTGACGGCATTGACTCGCATCCACACTCCTAGCTCAGGCCCATTCGGAATATCAGCAAAAACGGTTTTGGCTAAGACTTTATCGGTCACTTTTGACACCGACCACTGCTCTTTGTCATTTAGATAAGCTTGGTTAACACGATTCAGCCGCTCTGGCACAAAAATTTGTGCCAGCGCATGTCGACTTAATACTTCAGCCATTCCTAGTGGATCTGCAACCACGCCGAGTCCTGAATGGAAGCTCTCTCGGGTATGGCTATAGTTACCCGCCTTAGGCACTAACATCTGCTGCAGTGACTCAGTAATGGCCAACTCACTCGGTGCTAAAGTCGCCAGTACTGCCTGCAACGCTTGTTGCTGTAGTGCCGGAGCAAGATAGTGCCACGACTGACCATCCACACCATCAGCATAGCTGTAGTCGGTACCGCCGATAAACTTGGCTGCAGCGGTTATTTGGAATCGAGTTAATAGATAAATAGGCACAAAGGCGTCACTGAGCTCACCCTTGGGTTGCTCAGCTAATAATGCTTCGGCAGAAAAATCTTCTATCGCTTTTGCTCGCACTGCGCTTAGTCGGCTCAATTCAGCAACCGGATCGTTGCCGTTATCCCACAAGCTGGCATAAGCGTTACTTGCCCCTGCACTTCTTGAGTCTGCTTCACCGATATATCTAAGCCCTTGACGCTCAACCTCTACACGCATATCGCTGAGAGCTACCTTTTCCTGCTCTAGATCTGAGTACTCAGCATAACCATAAGCAACGGTATATTTATCCCAAACGCCAATACCTTCATCATAAGGCCGAGAGATATCGATCTTGCCACCGTTAACCATGACCATCGGGTGTGGATAGTCCATCACCGAGGCATTGCTATTACTCGATGCGGCAAAGTTATGATCTAACCCTAATGTGTGACCAACTTCATGGGCTGCAAGCTGCCGTATTCTCGCCAGTGATAACGCCATTGCAGCATCGTCAGCAGCGGATCGGTCTTGCCAACCAGCAGTGAGACCGCGAGCAATAAGGTGGTCCTGTCGCACACGCTGGCTACCAAGCGTGACATGGCCTTTAATGATTTCACCCGTGCGTGGATCGGTCACCGCAGATCCATAAGACCACCCCCGTGTTGCACGATGCACCCACTGGATCACGTTATAACGCACATCTTGGGGATCGGCGTCTTCTGGCAATAGCTCGACTTTAAAGCCATTGATAAAACCGGCATCGGTAAAGGCGTCCTCCCACCAGCTTGCGCCCTCAAGTAGCGCTGAGCGGATAGGCTCGGGCACACCAGGATCTAGGTAGTAAGTAATCGGTTTAACCACCTGGCTCGGCGCAGTACC
The Shewanella sp. KX20019 DNA segment above includes these coding regions:
- a CDS encoding zinc-dependent metalloprotease; translation: MKPYKLALAIALATVPLTSSYAAINTTTIIKKSQAATGFINLFYEKASGELYIEANKLNQPFLLLTSLPHGVGSNDIGLDRGQLGRTRMVQFERHGPYLILKQLNTAYRASTDNAAEQRAVKEAFAESVLWRGKVVTGKRNLVAINDLVVNDLHGISDVLEQTKQGSYQLDKAKSLILPEGVKSFERNSDVDVLLTFNSAKEGNYVAQVTPDAKHMSVRLRYSFIALPEEQYQTRAYHPMSGYLSDDYLDYGTRVDQDIRQRMLLRHRLEKITPGTAPSQVVKPITYYLDPGVPEPIRSALLEGASWWEDAFTDAGFINGFKVELLPEDADPQDVRYNVIQWVHRATRGWSYGSAVTDPRTGEIIKGHVTLGSQRVRQDHLIARGLTAGWQDRSAADDAAMALSLARIRQLAAHEVGHTLGLDHNFAASSNSNASVMDYPHPMVMVNGGKIDISRPYDEGIGVWDKYTVAYGYAEYSDLEQEKVALSDMRVEVERQGLRYIGEADSRSAGASNAYASLWDNGNDPVAELSRLSAVRAKAIEDFSAEALLAEQPKGELSDAFVPIYLLTRFQITAAAKFIGGTDYSYADGVDGQSWHYLAPALQQQALQAVLATLAPSELAITESLQQMLVPKAGNYSHTRESFHSGLGVVADPLGMAEVLSRHALAQIFVPERLNRVNQAYLNDKEQWSVSKVTDKVLAKTVFADIPNGPELGVWMRVNAVTLDVLLQAYHNEKTRPEVKAQLAERLNYTIKQLKRKVKRVSAYEAAHFAWLQQGIEKGMKDAKAKLIAKPLPMPPGSPI